GTTGACCACAAAGAGATCGGCTATTTCCATAAGTCCTGCCTTCATAGTCTGGATTATGTCGCCCAATCCGGGCTCGAGGACGACGATGGTCATATCTACGGCGCCTGCGACATCCACCTCGACCTGTCCCACACCGACGGTTTCGATGATGACGCGGTTGTATCCGGTTTGCTCAAAGAGATCAGCCGCATCGACAGCCGCTGCGGCAAGCCCTCCGGCCTGGCCGCGGGTGGCAAGGCTGCGTATAAAGACGCCTTCGTCACCTGCGAATTCGCTCATCCGGACCCGGTCGCCAAGAAGCGCTCCACCGGAGAAAGGACTCGACGGATCGACCGCTACGATTGCTACAGAAAGTCCGCGTTTGCGATAAATGCGGATCAACTGATCGATGAGGCTGCTCTTGCCGGCACCGAGCGGTCCGGTGATGCCAATCTTGAAAGCCCGGGCGATCGATTCGCCCGGGGCGACAACGGCCGGTTCAGAGGAATCGAATAGACCGGCCTCGATGCGGGAAAGTCGGCGAGCAAGATCGCGGCGATTTTGAAGGTTCACTTTTCTGATAATGATGACGGGGATGTCTTTGAAAGATAATGCCGGTGCAGCCCGAATCATAGATACAGCGGATCACGTTACGGGTTCCTAAAGTTCAGTGCTAACGGATTGATAAAGCACCGGTCTTATCGTCAGCCGGCCGGCAGAACCCGTCCGATGGATTGCTTCACAACGAAGTGAGTCATAACTTATAAGTTTGGGTCGCAGTGCACCCGCCGCGAACCCGGTCCAGGTGAAGCGCCTGTAGCTCAATTGGATAGAGCAGCGGCCTTCTAAGCCGCAGGTTCCGCGTTCGATTCGCGGCAGGCGCGCAAAAGAGTCTGTCCGAGATTTTGTATCTGTGGTGTCAGGTGTCCCCACCTGACACCAGTGGTC
This window of the Calditrichota bacterium genome carries:
- the meaB gene encoding methylmalonyl Co-A mutase-associated GTPase MeaB is translated as MIRAAPALSFKDIPVIIIRKVNLQNRRDLARRLSRIEAGLFDSSEPAVVAPGESIARAFKIGITGPLGAGKSSLIDQLIRIYRKRGLSVAIVAVDPSSPFSGGALLGDRVRMSEFAGDEGVFIRSLATRGQAGGLAAAAVDAADLFEQTGYNRVIIETVGVGQVEVDVAGAVDMTIVVLEPGLGDIIQTMKAGLMEIADLFVVNKKDLRGADRFIGDLEMMLEMKYGLLSGGKDPVEMLGNHSDLDAEPSKSAAALPQRVPGVLSTLARTGDGVVELCDHIEDWLQRAEMEGFLLQRRREQRLARIRSDAERLVVQSFWKNLPDGALEHLAAGTLPIREAARQLAMHARRS